One Ostrea edulis chromosome 2, xbOstEdul1.1, whole genome shotgun sequence genomic region harbors:
- the LOC125679776 gene encoding uncharacterized protein LOC125679776 — translation MAELRAEDQASFHNFLRMPPEMFNELRQRVGPRITKKDTRFRPALDPGMKLALTLRHLASCDSYASQKFGWRVPHNTQSLVVREVCHAILDEYLDEMLTCPITPEDGSLYYNYKGFYSIVLLVLVDAYYKFLWAGLGGMGSASDSQIYNSSELKKICLGFHSIHLSHKTLEMFHTSSLEMTPLP, via the exons ATGGCTGAACTCAGAGCTGAAGACCAAGCCTCCTTCCACAACTTCCTCCGCATGCCACCAGAGATGTTTAATGAACTGAGACAGAGAGTTGGACCCAGGATCACCAAGAAGGACACTCGCTTTAGACCGGCCCTCGACCCTGGTATGAAGTTGGCCCTGACTTTGCGACACCTTGCCTCTTGTGACAGCTATGCCTCGCAGAAGTTTGGCTGGAGAGTACCTCACAACACACAGTCACTGGTGGTCAGAGAGGTTTGCCATGCCATACTGGACGAGTACCTGGATGAGATGCTGACCTGCCCCATTACGCCAGAAGA TGGTTCCTTGTACTACAACTACAAGGGGTTCTATTCCATCGTGTTGCTGGTCCTTGTAGATGCTTACTACAAGTTCCTGTGGGCAGGTCTTGGAGGCATGGGATCAGCATCCGATTCCCAGATCTACAACTCCAGTGAGCTGAAGAAGATCTGCTTGGGTTTCCACAGCATACACCTCTCCCACAAGACACTAGAGATGTTCCATACCTCTTCATTGGAGATGACGCCTTTGCCCTGA